A section of the Spirosoma pollinicola genome encodes:
- the metH gene encoding methionine synthase → MKTIFELLRERILVLDGAMGTMIQRYNLTDADYRGERFRDWPHDLKGNNDLLSLTKPEIIQAIHKQYLEAGADIIETNTFSCTTIAMADYHMEELAYELNYESARIAKEIALDITHQNPDKPRFVAGAMGPTNRTASLSPDVNNPAYRAVTFDDLVNAYYEQVSGLVDGGADLLLVETIFDTLNAKAAMFAIDKYFNLNPQKTVLPIMISGTITDASGRTLSGQTTEAFLYSVSHLPLLSVGLNCALGAELMRPYIQTLAKEAPFFTSAYPNAGLPNEFGEYDETPDMMAVQVEDFIKSSFVNIVGGCCGSTPDHIRAIADIAAKYPPRQLPEPEPYQKLSGLEPLKITELTNFLNVGERTNVTGSKKFARLIKEGNYDEALSIARGQVEGGAQVIDINMDEGMLDSVEAMTTFLNLIAAEPDIARVPIMVDSSKWEVIEAGLKCVQGKAIVNSISLKEGEEAFIERAQLVKRYGAATVVMAFDESGQADSYQRRIEICERAYRILVDKVHFNPQDIIFDPNILTVATGIDEHNNYAVDFINATRWIKQNLPLAKVSGGVSNISFSFRGNDVVREAMHSAFLYHAIRAGMDMGIVNAGQLEVYDSIPKELLERCEDVLLNRRDDATERLVDFAETVKAKGKVIVQDESWRLEPVRERLKHALIKGITDYIDQDVEEVRHQVERPLHVIEGPLMDGMNVVGDLFGAGKMFLPQVVKSARVMKKAVAYLTPFIEAEKSGTGSSSAGKILLATVKGDVHDIGKNIVGVVLGCNNYEIIDLGVMVPTQKILDAAREHNVDIIGLSGLITPSLDEMVGVAKEMERQGFKLPLLIGGATTSRIHTAVKIDPHYSGPVIHVLDASRSVPVAGKLVSDTDGTKEKIFTEIKAEYVKLREDHAKRQKEKASLTISKARENRTKIDWSAFEPTKPAFLGNRYFEDYDIAELAKYIDWTPFFQTWQLHGKYPAIFEDAIVGTEAKQLFEDANQLLKEIIDKKLLKAKAVVGFFPANSADDDVLLHDFEEHVRETSCERHGSHQHIEYKISKAQSQTAVTPAGELIYDTKTVLHFLRQQNQKAPGLPNLCLSDYVAPLESGREDYIGGFAVTAGIGIEALLDKYERDHDDYNSIMVKALADRLAEAFAERMHERVRKEFWPYAADENLPNDQLIKEAYQGIRPAPGYPACPDHTEKGTLFNLLDANKIDIELTESYAMYPASSVSGFYFSHPESRYFAVGKINKDQVLDYAHRKDTPVEEIEKWLSPVLSYDA, encoded by the coding sequence TTGAAAACGATATTCGAACTTCTTCGCGAACGTATCCTTGTCCTTGATGGCGCAATGGGTACGATGATTCAACGGTATAATCTGACCGATGCCGACTACCGGGGTGAACGATTCCGCGATTGGCCGCATGATCTGAAAGGCAATAACGATTTACTATCGTTGACCAAACCGGAAATCATTCAGGCCATTCATAAACAGTATCTCGAAGCGGGTGCCGATATTATCGAAACCAACACCTTCAGTTGTACGACCATCGCCATGGCCGACTACCACATGGAGGAACTGGCCTATGAACTGAACTACGAATCAGCCCGGATTGCTAAAGAAATAGCACTTGACATCACGCACCAGAATCCCGATAAACCGCGTTTTGTGGCCGGCGCAATGGGGCCAACCAACCGCACGGCTTCACTGTCGCCCGATGTAAACAACCCGGCCTATCGCGCGGTTACGTTCGATGATCTGGTGAATGCGTATTATGAGCAGGTAAGCGGCCTGGTAGATGGTGGAGCAGATTTGCTGCTGGTCGAAACAATTTTCGATACGCTGAATGCCAAAGCGGCCATGTTCGCCATTGATAAGTACTTCAATTTAAATCCACAGAAAACGGTTCTGCCCATCATGATCTCCGGCACCATTACGGATGCCAGCGGTCGGACATTGTCGGGGCAAACGACAGAGGCTTTCCTGTATTCGGTGTCGCACTTGCCGTTGCTGAGCGTGGGCCTGAACTGTGCGTTGGGCGCTGAATTGATGCGGCCGTATATCCAGACGCTTGCTAAAGAAGCCCCGTTCTTTACGTCGGCCTATCCAAATGCAGGCTTGCCGAATGAATTTGGCGAATACGACGAAACGCCGGATATGATGGCGGTGCAGGTTGAAGATTTCATTAAAAGCAGTTTTGTCAATATCGTTGGCGGTTGCTGCGGCTCCACGCCCGACCACATTCGGGCCATTGCTGATATAGCGGCCAAATACCCACCCCGCCAGTTACCGGAACCAGAGCCGTATCAGAAATTGAGCGGACTGGAGCCTCTTAAAATCACCGAACTGACCAACTTCCTGAACGTTGGCGAGCGGACCAACGTAACGGGTTCCAAGAAATTTGCCCGGCTTATCAAAGAAGGAAACTACGACGAAGCCCTAAGCATTGCCCGCGGTCAGGTTGAAGGCGGAGCGCAGGTGATTGACATCAACATGGACGAAGGTATGCTGGATTCGGTAGAGGCCATGACGACCTTCCTGAACCTGATTGCTGCCGAACCCGATATTGCCCGCGTCCCCATCATGGTCGATTCCTCGAAGTGGGAAGTTATCGAAGCGGGCTTGAAATGCGTACAGGGAAAAGCCATTGTCAACTCCATTTCGCTCAAAGAAGGCGAAGAAGCCTTCATTGAGCGGGCACAGTTGGTGAAGCGCTATGGTGCCGCAACGGTGGTGATGGCGTTTGACGAAAGCGGTCAGGCCGATTCCTACCAGCGACGTATCGAAATCTGCGAGCGGGCTTACCGGATTCTGGTCGACAAAGTCCATTTCAATCCGCAGGACATCATTTTCGACCCGAACATCCTGACCGTTGCCACGGGTATTGACGAGCATAATAACTACGCCGTTGACTTTATCAACGCCACGCGCTGGATAAAGCAAAACCTGCCGCTGGCCAAAGTAAGCGGGGGCGTATCCAATATTTCGTTCAGTTTCCGGGGCAACGATGTTGTTCGGGAAGCCATGCACTCGGCCTTTTTGTACCACGCCATTCGGGCAGGTATGGACATGGGTATCGTAAATGCTGGCCAACTGGAAGTATATGACAGCATCCCGAAAGAACTGCTGGAACGTTGCGAAGATGTATTGCTCAACCGCCGGGATGACGCCACGGAACGTCTGGTCGATTTTGCCGAAACGGTAAAAGCCAAAGGGAAAGTCATTGTTCAGGATGAAAGCTGGCGGCTCGAACCCGTTCGCGAACGGCTCAAGCACGCCCTGATTAAAGGGATTACCGATTATATTGATCAGGACGTCGAAGAAGTTCGCCATCAGGTAGAGCGGCCCTTGCACGTGATCGAAGGTCCGCTCATGGATGGCATGAACGTGGTTGGCGATCTGTTTGGCGCGGGTAAGATGTTCCTGCCGCAGGTGGTAAAATCGGCACGGGTCATGAAAAAAGCAGTGGCTTATCTGACGCCGTTTATCGAAGCGGAGAAATCCGGCACAGGCTCATCGTCGGCCGGGAAAATTTTGCTGGCTACGGTGAAGGGCGATGTCCATGACATCGGCAAAAATATTGTTGGCGTAGTGCTGGGGTGCAATAATTACGAAATCATTGACCTCGGCGTGATGGTGCCCACTCAGAAAATTCTGGATGCCGCCCGCGAGCACAACGTAGATATCATTGGTCTGAGTGGTTTGATTACCCCCTCGCTGGACGAGATGGTTGGCGTAGCGAAAGAGATGGAGCGTCAGGGATTCAAACTTCCGTTGCTTATTGGTGGTGCCACTACCTCGCGTATTCACACCGCTGTGAAAATCGATCCTCATTACTCGGGGCCGGTTATTCACGTGCTGGATGCAAGCCGGAGCGTACCTGTTGCCGGGAAACTGGTGAGCGATACCGATGGAACAAAAGAAAAAATTTTCACGGAAATCAAGGCCGAATATGTCAAACTCCGTGAAGACCATGCCAAACGGCAAAAGGAAAAAGCGAGCCTGACCATTTCGAAAGCGCGCGAAAACCGCACTAAAATAGATTGGTCTGCCTTCGAGCCAACGAAGCCTGCTTTCTTGGGAAACCGTTATTTTGAGGATTATGATATTGCCGAATTAGCCAAATACATCGACTGGACGCCTTTTTTCCAGACCTGGCAGTTGCACGGGAAATACCCCGCTATTTTCGAGGATGCCATTGTAGGCACAGAAGCCAAACAACTATTTGAAGACGCGAACCAGCTTTTAAAGGAAATCATTGACAAGAAACTGCTGAAAGCGAAAGCTGTGGTTGGCTTCTTTCCGGCAAATTCGGCCGACGACGATGTGCTTCTACACGATTTTGAAGAGCACGTACGCGAAACCTCCTGCGAACGGCACGGTTCTCACCAGCACATCGAATACAAAATCAGCAAAGCTCAGTCACAAACGGCCGTAACGCCAGCGGGTGAACTGATTTACGACACCAAAACAGTGCTGCATTTCCTGCGTCAGCAAAACCAGAAAGCACCCGGTTTACCAAACCTGTGCCTTTCGGACTATGTGGCTCCGCTGGAAAGTGGTCGGGAAGATTATATCGGCGGTTTCGCCGTAACGGCGGGCATCGGCATTGAAGCATTGCTCGACAAATACGAACGCGACCATGATGATTACAACAGCATTATGGTGAAAGCCCTCGCCGACCGCCTGGCCGAAGCGTTTGCGGAGCGAATGCACGAGCGTGTTCGGAAGGAGTTCTGGCCCTATGCCGCCGACGAAAACCTGCCGAACGATCAGCTTATTAAAGAGGCTTATCAGGGCATACGGCCCGCACCCGGTTATCCGGCCTGCCCAGACCATACTGAAAAAGGTACCTTGTTCAACTTGCTGGACGCCAACAAAATCGACATTGAATTAACCGAAAGCTACGCCATGTACCCGGCTTCGTCGGTGAGTGGTTTCTACTTCTCGCATCCCGAATCGAGGTATTTTGCCGTTGGAAAAATCAACAAAGACCAGGTGCTGGACTACGCCCACCGCAAAGACACGCCGGTTGAGGAGATTGAAAAGTGGCTAAGCCCGGTGCTGAGTTATGACGCTTAG
- a CDS encoding DUF5615 family PIN-like protein: MGESLKTLGHSYRWVPICMSPTTSDLHIIQEAAATGEVILTHDTDFGTLLSFFGTSKPSVILFRIDKINSSLFYKLLTDNWSLICRPLEDGALVIFEEDKFRIRELPILRQRK, translated from the coding sequence CTGGGAGAAAGCCTCAAAACACTTGGTCACTCATACCGTTGGGTACCGATTTGCATGAGTCCGACGACTAGTGATTTACATATTATTCAGGAGGCTGCTGCGACAGGAGAAGTCATTTTAACACACGATACAGACTTTGGCACACTACTTTCTTTTTTCGGCACAAGTAAGCCATCAGTCATTCTTTTCAGAATTGATAAAATCAACAGTAGTCTGTTTTATAAGCTATTGACCGATAACTGGTCACTCATTTGCCGACCATTGGAAGATGGCGCTTTAGTGATTTTTGAAGAGGATAAATTCCGTATCCGCGAATTACCCATTCTAAGGCAACGGAAATAG
- a CDS encoding family 78 glycoside hydrolase catalytic domain, with translation MRSFQLLLLFLVLQTTTFAQIPAPDWTNQYWPARWILHPVAPARQYGIYHVRKAIELAQKPARFVVHVSADNRYRLFVNGKSVAMGPARSDTQNWNYETLDLAPYLQAGRNVLAAQVWYMGEGAPFAQMSYQLGFLLQGDGETEKVANTDASWKIYQNPAYSPIKNDIPKLRTYIVAGDGDRVDAAKYPWGWEQPNFDDKAWVAAKPLGFGTKPRGFGTDGNWQLVPRTIPMMEEGVVRLATVRRSEKGKMDNAFLQGKAPTTVSANTKAVFLLDQGYLTNAYPELTVSQGKGATITLAYAEALIDAKNQKGNRNEVEGRTLLGFEDQFIADGTPKRTFRPLWFRTYRYLQLTIETKDEPLVLDDLLGQFTGYPFQEKAQFATSDTTLKAIWNVGWRTARLCAGETYYDCPYYEQLQYTGDTRIQSMISLYVSGDDRLMRKAIMDYDHSRFNDGLTQSRYPSADFQVIPTFSLFWVCMIHDYWMHRQDDDFIKSRLPGILSVLNWHEQRIAKTGLNGPLEWWNFVDWSAWKNAKDETSGGVPAGARKGGSSILSLQQAYTYFRAGDLLAHYGQNEQAEHYRDLGRKLNKAVFAQCYDAGRGLFADTPDKTSFSQHANILAVLTDAVPAAQQAALLQKTMADTSLTQATFYFKYYLFEALKKTGLGDQFIAQLKPWRDMLAMGLTTFAENPEPTRSDCHVWSASPLYEFLSTTCGIRSAEPGFKSVRIEPFMGDLTTVDGKMPHPLGEIAVQFQKTPTGGLTGTVTLPANLTGTLRWKGKSLPLKAGKQDVSL, from the coding sequence ATGCGCTCGTTTCAACTCCTGCTCTTATTTTTAGTACTACAAACCACTACTTTCGCCCAGATACCCGCCCCGGACTGGACAAATCAATATTGGCCTGCCCGCTGGATTCTGCATCCTGTAGCCCCCGCACGCCAATACGGTATCTATCACGTTCGGAAAGCGATTGAACTGGCTCAGAAGCCTGCTCGGTTTGTCGTGCATGTCTCAGCCGACAATCGTTATCGGTTGTTTGTGAATGGCAAATCGGTGGCGATGGGTCCCGCTCGAAGCGATACCCAAAACTGGAATTACGAAACCCTCGATCTGGCTCCTTATTTACAGGCGGGCCGCAATGTACTGGCAGCTCAGGTGTGGTACATGGGTGAGGGCGCCCCCTTTGCCCAGATGAGCTACCAGCTTGGATTTTTGCTACAGGGCGATGGCGAAACCGAAAAGGTAGCCAATACTGATGCCAGTTGGAAGATTTACCAGAACCCGGCTTATTCGCCCATTAAAAACGACATTCCAAAACTCAGAACCTACATTGTGGCTGGTGATGGCGACCGGGTCGATGCTGCCAAATACCCCTGGGGCTGGGAGCAACCTAATTTTGATGATAAAGCCTGGGTTGCCGCCAAACCGCTTGGGTTTGGTACAAAACCACGTGGTTTCGGAACGGACGGAAACTGGCAACTGGTGCCGCGTACTATTCCGATGATGGAAGAAGGAGTGGTGCGGCTGGCCACCGTTCGGCGGAGCGAAAAGGGGAAAATGGACAATGCTTTTCTGCAAGGGAAAGCACCAACAACGGTTTCAGCCAATACTAAAGCCGTGTTCCTGCTCGATCAGGGCTACCTCACCAATGCCTATCCCGAACTGACCGTGAGTCAGGGGAAAGGGGCCACCATAACGCTTGCCTATGCCGAAGCATTGATAGATGCGAAGAACCAGAAGGGCAATAGAAACGAGGTAGAAGGACGGACACTACTTGGTTTCGAAGATCAGTTTATTGCCGACGGTACGCCCAAACGGACGTTTCGGCCGCTTTGGTTTCGCACGTACCGGTATCTGCAATTGACCATAGAAACCAAAGATGAACCGCTGGTTCTGGACGATCTGCTGGGCCAGTTTACGGGTTACCCATTCCAGGAAAAAGCGCAGTTTGCCACCAGCGATACTACCCTCAAAGCCATCTGGAACGTGGGCTGGCGAACGGCCCGCCTGTGTGCGGGCGAAACCTATTATGATTGCCCCTATTACGAGCAATTGCAATACACGGGCGATACGCGCATTCAGTCCATGATTTCGCTTTACGTGTCGGGTGATGACCGGCTGATGCGCAAGGCCATTATGGATTATGACCATAGCCGGTTCAACGATGGCCTGACGCAAAGCCGTTATCCGTCCGCTGATTTTCAGGTGATTCCGACCTTTTCGCTTTTCTGGGTTTGCATGATCCACGACTATTGGATGCACCGTCAGGACGACGATTTTATAAAGTCAAGGTTACCCGGTATTCTTAGCGTACTGAACTGGCACGAACAGCGCATTGCCAAAACGGGTTTGAACGGCCCGCTTGAGTGGTGGAATTTTGTGGACTGGTCGGCCTGGAAAAACGCGAAAGATGAAACGAGTGGGGGAGTTCCGGCGGGTGCGCGAAAAGGCGGTTCGAGCATTCTGTCGCTTCAACAAGCCTACACCTATTTCCGGGCGGGGGATTTGCTGGCGCACTACGGCCAGAATGAACAAGCCGAACACTATCGGGACTTGGGCCGGAAGTTGAATAAAGCGGTGTTTGCCCAATGTTACGACGCCGGGCGCGGTCTTTTCGCCGACACGCCGGACAAGACATCGTTCAGCCAGCACGCCAATATTCTGGCTGTGTTGACCGATGCCGTGCCTGCGGCTCAGCAAGCGGCCCTTTTGCAGAAAACAATGGCCGATACGTCACTGACTCAGGCTACTTTTTACTTCAAATATTACCTGTTCGAAGCCCTCAAAAAAACGGGCCTTGGCGATCAATTCATAGCCCAGCTAAAGCCCTGGCGCGATATGCTGGCAATGGGCCTAACCACTTTCGCCGAAAACCCCGAACCGACGCGTTCCGATTGCCACGTTTGGAGTGCTTCGCCTTTGTATGAGTTTTTGTCTACCACCTGCGGTATTCGTTCGGCTGAGCCGGGTTTTAAATCAGTTCGTATCGAACCATTTATGGGTGATTTGACAACGGTAGACGGGAAAATGCCTCACCCACTCGGTGAAATCGCCGTGCAGTTTCAGAAAACCCCAACGGGCGGTTTAACCGGAACCGTTACACTCCCGGCTAATCTGACAGGAACGCTACGCTGGAAAGGAAAATCGCTGCCACTGAAAGCCGGGAAACAGGATGTGAGTTTATAG
- a CDS encoding DUF433 domain-containing protein: MKYVHPRYPRITIDPDVCTGKPCIRGIRFPVTSLLAYLSSGMTYEALLTEFPFLEREDILEALSFSSEMLHENFFRFKKQLNNEVFA; this comes from the coding sequence ATGAAATACGTCCATCCTCGGTACCCGCGTATTACAATCGACCCAGATGTATGCACAGGCAAACCATGTATACGTGGCATACGATTTCCGGTAACTTCATTATTGGCGTATTTAAGCAGCGGAATGACCTATGAGGCTTTACTAACTGAATTTCCTTTTCTGGAACGCGAAGACATCCTTGAAGCCTTATCCTTCTCATCAGAGATGCTGCATGAGAATTTTTTCCGCTTCAAAAAGCAGCTTAATAATGAAGTTTTTGCTTGA
- a CDS encoding SxtJ family membrane protein, which produces MDVAEKVKAQLVIVTGLIVLYFVTKSPWFLYAAAAVGVLSLVVPVVGDLIVKGWFKLAEILGAINGKIILSVLFFVFLFPIALLYRMTGKNPLGIKRTNEKSFYNERNHLYTKEDLEQMW; this is translated from the coding sequence ATGGACGTTGCCGAAAAAGTAAAAGCCCAACTGGTCATTGTAACGGGGCTGATCGTATTGTATTTTGTGACTAAATCGCCCTGGTTTCTGTATGCCGCAGCGGCTGTCGGTGTGTTAAGTCTGGTGGTTCCGGTAGTGGGTGACCTGATTGTGAAGGGCTGGTTTAAGCTGGCCGAGATATTGGGCGCTATTAACGGAAAAATCATTTTGTCGGTCCTGTTTTTCGTGTTTTTGTTCCCCATCGCCTTACTATACCGCATGACAGGCAAGAACCCGCTGGGCATCAAACGAACCAACGAAAAGTCGTTCTACAATGAACGAAACCACTTATATACAAAAGAGGATTTAGAACAGATGTGGTAG
- a CDS encoding phospholipase A: MNNKRILSLGTAFVAVCLTIPDTHAQTDSDPLFNKKQVFRTLSDRWELDSTTQKGTFLVTAYKPLYVTAGRWSSDPNGQPVSENPAYNYPFNIPLGRYEARFQLSLKVKLLQGIFGKHGDLWAGYTQKSHWQIYNTTFSRPFRETNYEPELILNFATNFSFLGLKTRMLGIAFNHQSNGRAIPLSRSWNRVILHAGFEQGKWVILFRPWLRLPDAEDENPAITDNIGRADATVIYRTGRHLFSAVGSHSLRGGTKNRGQVQFDWTFPVTGNLRGDLQILHGYGETLIDYNHKQTTIGVAVSLVDWL; encoded by the coding sequence ATGAATAACAAACGTATACTTTCTTTGGGGACGGCCTTCGTTGCTGTTTGTTTGACTATTCCGGATACTCATGCGCAGACGGATTCAGATCCTTTGTTTAACAAAAAACAAGTTTTCCGCACGCTCTCTGACCGGTGGGAACTTGACTCCACCACGCAAAAAGGTACATTTTTGGTTACGGCCTATAAACCATTATACGTGACCGCCGGACGATGGTCGAGCGATCCTAACGGACAACCGGTCAGTGAAAACCCGGCTTATAACTATCCATTCAATATACCTTTGGGCCGGTATGAAGCACGCTTTCAATTGAGTCTGAAAGTCAAGCTACTTCAGGGCATTTTTGGTAAACATGGCGACTTATGGGCTGGTTATACACAAAAATCACACTGGCAAATATATAACACAACCTTCTCACGCCCTTTTCGGGAAACTAACTATGAGCCGGAATTAATCCTGAACTTCGCGACAAACTTCTCGTTTCTAGGGTTGAAAACCCGCATGTTGGGAATAGCCTTCAACCACCAGTCGAACGGGCGGGCCATACCGCTTTCAAGAAGCTGGAACCGGGTCATTTTGCATGCCGGTTTTGAGCAGGGTAAATGGGTAATACTCTTCCGACCCTGGCTTCGACTACCGGATGCCGAAGATGAGAACCCGGCCATTACGGATAACATTGGTCGCGCCGATGCAACAGTCATCTATCGAACGGGGCGCCATCTTTTCTCAGCCGTAGGGAGCCATTCACTAAGGGGCGGTACTAAAAATAGGGGACAGGTGCAGTTCGACTGGACGTTTCCGGTAACGGGCAACCTGCGTGGTGATCTTCAGATTCTGCACGGCTACGGCGAAACACTAATCGACTACAACCATAAGCAAACAACAATTGGAGTAGCGGTGTCATTGGTCGATTGGTTATGA
- a CDS encoding fasciclin domain-containing protein — translation MKTLKLLFSIVALSAISQVSFAQEKTVTVGGAPMYPSKNIIENAVNSKDHTTLVAAVKAAGLVETLSGPGPFTVFAPTNKAFDKLPKGTVETLVKPESKETLTKILTYHVVSGKMSAADLMKAITDGGGKATLNTVSGGTLTAMMKGKKIELMDAKGGTSTVTIADVNQSNGVIHVIDTVLMP, via the coding sequence ATGAAGACGCTTAAACTACTATTCTCGATTGTTGCTTTATCGGCTATCAGCCAGGTTTCATTTGCACAGGAAAAGACAGTAACGGTTGGTGGTGCACCTATGTATCCATCAAAGAACATCATTGAAAATGCAGTGAATTCGAAAGACCATACCACGCTCGTAGCCGCCGTGAAAGCCGCAGGTTTGGTAGAGACGCTTTCGGGTCCCGGTCCATTCACGGTGTTTGCTCCTACGAACAAAGCGTTCGACAAACTGCCTAAAGGCACAGTTGAAACGCTGGTAAAACCAGAAAGCAAAGAAACGCTGACTAAAATCCTGACCTACCACGTTGTATCAGGCAAAATGAGCGCGGCTGATCTGATGAAGGCTATTACAGATGGCGGTGGAAAAGCCACACTGAATACAGTTTCGGGCGGTACGCTAACCGCTATGATGAAAGGTAAAAAAATCGAATTGATGGATGCCAAAGGTGGTACATCAACGGTAACGATTGCTGATGTGAACCAGTCAAACGGCGTGATCCACGTAATCGACACGGTATTGATGCCCTAA
- a CDS encoding DUF1223 domain-containing protein, which translates to MNYLLILMAFFGMLSPKKPAKPAPQPVVVLELFTSQGCSSCPPADKALQDITQQAARSGKLVYGLSFHVDYWNRLGWQDPFSSKLFTDRQRQYDRALSSQTYTPQLVINGRQDVIGGQKAKIEQAIQTIQNQPTAAFVGVDGSVTRNDKQVTVNYELSTAGPYRVNVALVQKEARTDVKNGENGGRTLVNTNVVRQFKTIDNAEKSGSVTLPLPTGLTTNQTAVLVYVQRTDNGQVVGAKQL; encoded by the coding sequence ATGAACTACTTACTCATTCTCATGGCATTCTTCGGGATGCTATCTCCAAAAAAACCAGCGAAACCGGCTCCTCAGCCTGTTGTGGTGCTGGAATTATTCACGTCGCAGGGCTGCTCCAGCTGCCCGCCCGCCGACAAAGCCTTGCAGGATATAACCCAGCAAGCCGCCCGCTCCGGAAAACTGGTTTATGGCCTGTCTTTCCACGTTGACTACTGGAATCGGCTGGGCTGGCAGGACCCGTTCAGCAGTAAACTTTTTACCGATCGCCAACGGCAATACGACCGCGCGTTGAGCAGCCAGACCTATACGCCCCAACTGGTTATTAACGGGCGTCAGGATGTAATTGGCGGCCAGAAAGCCAAAATTGAACAGGCTATCCAAACGATTCAGAACCAGCCTACAGCAGCCTTTGTGGGCGTCGATGGCAGCGTTACCCGCAATGACAAGCAAGTAACGGTTAATTACGAGTTGTCGACGGCGGGTCCCTATCGGGTCAATGTTGCGTTAGTCCAGAAGGAAGCCCGCACCGACGTAAAAAATGGCGAAAACGGAGGACGAACGCTGGTGAACACCAATGTTGTTCGTCAATTCAAAACCATCGACAACGCTGAAAAGTCGGGCAGCGTTACCCTCCCCTTACCTACTGGCCTCACTACCAATCAAACGGCTGTGCTGGTATATGTGCAACGCACAGACAACGGGCAGGTTGTAGGGGCTAAGCAGTTGTAA
- a CDS encoding xylulokinase, with protein sequence MYFLGFDLGSSSVKACLVDADSGKAVASAFFPETEMVIESPQAGFAEQQPENWWKNACLASKAVMQKANVQPADVKAIGISYQMHGLIVVDKDFNVLRPSIIWCDSRAVPYGNRAFDELGHDRTLHHLLNSPGNFTAAKLAWVKANEPDVYAQVDKFMLPGDYLAARMTGDIVTTASGLSEGAFWDFQADQPAQFLLDYFGFDASLIPTIKPTFAPQGELTASAAAELGLAAGTPVTYRAGDQPNNALSLNVLEPGQIAATAGTSGVVYGVSDQASYDPQSRVNTFLHVSHTPAAPRYGVLLCVNGTGILNSWLRNQVLQRSVSYPDMNMLAHEAPVGADGLVCLPFGNGAERMLENADLGASFHGLQLNRHGLPHMIRAAQEGIVFALYYGIQIMESVGVGLQTIRAGEANMFLSPLFRDTLANLTGATIELYNTDGAQGAARGAGLGLGHYKNAQEAFTGLHVTKTIEPDMRAQQAYRDAYERWLALL encoded by the coding sequence ATGTATTTTCTTGGATTCGACCTTGGCAGTTCGTCGGTCAAAGCGTGTTTAGTTGATGCCGATAGCGGTAAAGCTGTTGCTTCCGCCTTTTTTCCGGAAACGGAAATGGTCATTGAATCACCCCAGGCCGGTTTTGCCGAACAACAGCCTGAAAACTGGTGGAAAAATGCCTGTCTGGCCAGCAAGGCTGTTATGCAGAAAGCCAATGTTCAGCCCGCCGATGTGAAAGCCATTGGTATCTCCTACCAAATGCACGGTCTGATAGTTGTCGACAAAGATTTCAACGTACTTCGGCCGTCAATCATCTGGTGCGATAGCCGGGCCGTTCCCTACGGCAACCGTGCTTTCGACGAGCTTGGCCATGACCGAACCCTGCATCACCTACTGAACTCACCGGGCAATTTTACAGCCGCCAAACTCGCCTGGGTGAAAGCCAATGAGCCCGACGTGTATGCTCAGGTAGACAAATTCATGCTCCCCGGCGATTATCTGGCGGCCCGCATGACCGGCGATATCGTCACCACGGCTTCGGGTTTATCGGAAGGCGCTTTCTGGGATTTTCAGGCCGATCAGCCCGCTCAGTTTCTGCTCGATTATTTCGGTTTCGATGCCTCGCTTATACCCACCATCAAACCGACGTTTGCACCACAAGGCGAATTGACCGCATCGGCAGCCGCTGAGCTGGGTCTTGCAGCCGGAACACCCGTTACCTACCGTGCGGGCGACCAGCCGAATAACGCCCTGTCACTCAACGTACTGGAGCCGGGTCAGATTGCCGCTACGGCGGGTACGTCGGGTGTGGTGTATGGCGTTAGCGATCAGGCCAGTTACGACCCTCAATCGCGGGTAAACACATTTTTGCACGTCAGTCATACGCCTGCGGCTCCTCGTTATGGGGTTTTGTTGTGTGTGAATGGCACGGGAATTTTGAATAGCTGGTTACGGAATCAGGTACTGCAACGGTCGGTGAGTTACCCCGACATGAACATGCTGGCGCACGAAGCACCCGTTGGTGCTGACGGACTAGTCTGTTTACCCTTCGGCAACGGTGCCGAGCGGATGCTCGAAAACGCCGATCTAGGGGCGTCTTTTCACGGACTTCAACTCAATCGGCATGGGTTGCCGCACATGATTCGGGCGGCTCAGGAAGGTATCGTCTTTGCCTTATACTATGGCATTCAGATTATGGAAAGCGTTGGTGTTGGCCTGCAAACGATTCGGGCGGGAGAAGCCAATATGTTCCTCAGTCCGCTCTTCCGCGACACACTTGCTAACCTGACCGGTGCCACCATCGAACTTTACAATACCGATGGCGCACAGGGAGCGGCCCGTGGTGCCGGACTAGGTTTAGGCCACTACAAAAATGCCCAGGAAGCCTTCACCGGTCTGCACGTAACCAAAACCATTGAACCCGATATGCGGGCACAACAAGCCTACCGGGACGCCTATGAGCGGTGGTTGGCACTGTTGTAA